A genome region from Desulfovibrio sp. JC010 includes the following:
- a CDS encoding glycosyltransferase family protein — protein sequence MDKTYNILMYSHDTYGLGHIRRTMAIASQLKCRGVNILILTGSPIVGRFEFPEQIDFVRVPGMIKRSNDLYVPHSIKIEPVHAMSIRQSIIDATAKSFRPDLFIVDKAPKGMKHEIMPTLEWMKQIGQTRTILGLRDIMDDSESTIQDWTDKGIYDVLENLYSEIWVYGHQEYYDPIKEYQIPESISKKMVFTGYIPRKIHSRSCPEKRKNGKKLVVITAGGGGDGYPMMDAYLKALEKYNPQHFRTVMVTGPFMSKEQRLDLSKRAKNLSVTFYHFYRRMEKLFSNADLVVSMGGYNTICEILSHKQVSLIVPRETPRLEQTIRADVLKKQNLADFLPWHQLGPDTIMEKVNHLLDNSHSIREAVKNFNFTGLEVMHDRVGYFKDNC from the coding sequence ATGGACAAGACTTACAACATCTTAATGTACTCCCACGACACATACGGTCTTGGGCACATCCGTCGTACGATGGCTATTGCATCGCAACTGAAATGCAGAGGGGTTAACATCCTCATCCTTACCGGCTCCCCTATTGTGGGCCGCTTTGAATTTCCCGAACAAATCGATTTCGTACGTGTACCCGGCATGATAAAGCGGTCCAACGACCTCTATGTGCCCCACTCCATCAAAATCGAACCTGTTCATGCCATGTCCATCCGCCAGTCCATAATTGATGCCACGGCAAAAAGCTTCCGCCCGGACCTGTTCATTGTTGATAAGGCCCCCAAAGGAATGAAGCATGAGATCATGCCCACCCTTGAGTGGATGAAACAGATCGGCCAGACCCGGACCATCCTCGGCCTGCGCGACATCATGGACGATTCAGAAAGCACCATTCAGGACTGGACCGACAAAGGCATCTACGATGTGCTGGAAAACCTCTATTCGGAAATATGGGTCTACGGACATCAGGAATATTACGATCCCATCAAGGAATACCAAATCCCCGAATCCATCAGCAAAAAAATGGTTTTTACCGGATACATTCCCCGTAAAATCCACAGCCGCTCCTGCCCGGAAAAAAGGAAAAACGGCAAAAAGCTGGTAGTCATAACAGCCGGAGGCGGCGGTGACGGATACCCTATGATGGACGCCTACCTGAAAGCACTTGAAAAATACAATCCGCAGCATTTCAGGACTGTAATGGTTACCGGCCCGTTCATGTCCAAGGAACAACGCCTTGATCTTTCCAAAAGGGCAAAGAATCTTTCGGTAACTTTTTACCATTTTTACAGAAGGATGGAAAAACTGTTCAGCAATGCCGACCTTGTGGTCAGCATGGGCGGTTACAACACCATCTGCGAAATTCTTTCACACAAGCAGGTCAGCCTGATCGTTCCCCGCGAAACCCCGCGCCTTGAGCAGACCATCCGGGCCGACGTACTGAAAAAACAGAATCTGGCCGATTTTCTGCCCTGGCACCAGCTCGGACCTGACACAATCATGGAAAAGGTCAATCATCTGCTGGACAACTCCCACTCCATTCGGGAAGCCGTTAAAAACTTCAACTTCACCGGCCTTGAGGTCATGCATGACCGCGTAGGCTACTTTAAAGACAACTGCTGA
- a CDS encoding glycosyltransferase family 4 protein, with amino-acid sequence MTDIKKPVLAMILKGYPRISETFISNEIRLLEQRGVKIHIISMRKPRESFTHKSISEIKAEVSYLPSTIEGCLEELFGSTDMDAGLKDPRYGEDKEFTDRIDKIWNVYRETGSEASFKHMLQGEYIVEKILPGSDIFHFHAHFAHSPCSVARNASRLSGLPFSFTAHAKDIYTQKPEKITAKISEAKFAVTCTGYNCDYLQSIAPEGKPIHKVYHGIDLNLFSSDKEFTCSGPYEIFTVARFTTKKGLPTVFNALKRLEEKGVDFNYNIIGEGDEREETLKLLDKLELNGRCNWLGAKPHEEVLEHYRKADLFVLGCEIAPNGDRDGIPNVLAESMAMSVPVVATTVSGIPELIENDKTGLLVEPGNSDSMADAMERMLTDQELRKNLIPAAKERVHEIFDNRYWINKLADVYEQYGIKA; translated from the coding sequence ATGACTGATATTAAAAAGCCCGTCCTTGCGATGATTCTCAAGGGCTACCCGCGTATTTCCGAGACATTTATTTCCAATGAAATCAGACTCCTCGAACAGAGAGGCGTCAAGATTCACATCATCTCCATGCGTAAGCCGCGGGAGAGCTTCACCCACAAATCCATCTCTGAAATCAAGGCCGAGGTATCTTACCTGCCTTCCACAATAGAAGGCTGCCTTGAAGAACTTTTCGGTTCCACTGATATGGATGCCGGACTCAAAGACCCGCGTTACGGCGAGGATAAAGAATTCACTGACCGGATCGACAAAATCTGGAATGTCTACCGCGAAACCGGAAGCGAAGCATCATTCAAGCACATGCTGCAGGGTGAATACATTGTGGAAAAAATTCTGCCCGGCTCGGATATTTTCCACTTCCACGCCCATTTCGCCCACTCCCCATGCTCAGTGGCAAGAAACGCCAGCCGTTTGTCCGGGTTGCCCTTCAGTTTTACTGCCCACGCCAAGGACATCTACACCCAGAAGCCGGAAAAGATCACCGCCAAGATTTCCGAAGCAAAATTCGCAGTAACCTGTACCGGATACAACTGCGACTACCTGCAGTCCATCGCCCCGGAAGGCAAACCAATCCACAAGGTCTACCACGGCATTGACCTGAACCTGTTCAGTTCCGACAAGGAATTTACCTGTTCCGGTCCGTATGAAATTTTCACCGTGGCCCGCTTCACCACCAAGAAAGGTCTGCCCACAGTCTTCAATGCCCTCAAAAGACTTGAAGAAAAAGGCGTAGACTTCAATTACAATATAATTGGAGAGGGTGATGAACGTGAAGAGACCTTAAAACTGCTGGATAAACTGGAGCTGAACGGCCGCTGCAACTGGCTGGGAGCCAAACCCCACGAAGAAGTGCTGGAGCATTACCGCAAGGCCGACCTATTCGTCCTCGGCTGCGAAATCGCGCCCAACGGTGACCGTGACGGCATCCCCAACGTGCTGGCCGAATCCATGGCCATGTCCGTACCTGTTGTTGCCACCACTGTTTCCGGCATCCCGGAACTCATCGAGAACGACAAGACCGGGCTACTGGTTGAACCCGGAAATTCCGATTCCATGGCCGATGCCATGGAGCGCATGCTCACCGACCAGGAACTGCGCAAAAACCTGATCCCGGCTGCAAAAGAACGGGTGCATGAAATTTTCGACAACCGCTACTGGATTAACAAGCTGGCGGATGTTTATGAGCAATACGGAATAAAGGCATAA
- a CDS encoding glycosyltransferase family 4 protein, which produces MRIAFFAPHKPIDHPLPSGDLIIGKTLHDFLKAQGHELLIASKFRLRHITNKPYKWPALYFEFKRTLKRVQQFKPDLWLTYHSYYKSPDLLGPYISEKLGIPYVIYQGVFATKYRRNYKTWPGYMANKHGLLHADHVFANKQKDFHNLARIVLSEKLSRTYAGIEPDKFSYCPQGAEEIRIKNKLNGRKVILSAAMLREDVKAKSITDLINAFAPLAAESPDAALLIAGDGEARLRLEKLAAEKAGDSIIFLGQVRREDLYKYYSAADIFAYPGINEALGMVYLEAQCAGLPIVAYSTQGPNEAVLPGKTGLLSQEGDIAALTENLNRLLDNDKLRGQMSKAGPKHVKDTFDLNKNLQEVEQKLISISSRRY; this is translated from the coding sequence ATGCGAATAGCCTTTTTCGCACCCCATAAGCCTATTGATCACCCTCTTCCTTCAGGGGATTTGATCATAGGAAAAACGCTGCATGATTTTCTGAAAGCTCAGGGCCACGAACTGCTGATTGCCAGCAAATTCAGACTGCGCCATATCACAAATAAGCCATATAAATGGCCTGCATTATATTTTGAATTCAAACGTACCCTGAAGCGGGTACAGCAATTCAAACCAGACCTCTGGCTAACCTACCACAGCTACTACAAATCCCCGGACCTGCTGGGACCGTATATCTCCGAAAAGCTGGGCATCCCCTACGTCATCTATCAAGGTGTATTCGCCACAAAATACCGCCGCAACTACAAGACATGGCCGGGCTACATGGCAAATAAACATGGACTGCTCCATGCGGACCATGTCTTTGCCAATAAGCAAAAAGACTTCCACAACCTTGCACGAATCGTTTTGTCCGAAAAACTATCACGCACTTATGCGGGCATCGAACCGGACAAATTCAGTTATTGCCCGCAGGGTGCTGAAGAGATACGTATAAAAAACAAGCTGAACGGCAGGAAAGTCATTTTAAGTGCTGCCATGCTCCGTGAGGACGTTAAGGCGAAGAGCATTACTGACCTGATCAATGCATTCGCGCCGCTGGCAGCTGAATCTCCGGATGCCGCGCTGCTTATTGCCGGGGACGGCGAGGCCCGTTTGCGTCTGGAGAAGCTGGCTGCTGAAAAAGCCGGAGACAGCATAATTTTCCTTGGTCAGGTCAGACGGGAAGACCTTTACAAGTATTACAGCGCGGCTGATATTTTCGCCTATCCGGGCATCAACGAAGCTCTGGGCATGGTCTATCTGGAAGCACAATGCGCAGGACTGCCCATTGTGGCCTATTCGACTCAGGGGCCTAATGAAGCTGTCCTCCCCGGAAAAACCGGACTTCTTTCTCAGGAAGGAGATATCGCAGCCCTGACCGAGAACCTGAACAGGCTTCTTGATAACGACAAACTGCGTGGACAAATGTCAAAGGCCGGGCCAAAGCACGTTAAGGACACTTTCGACCTGAACAAAAACCTTCAGGAAGTTGAACAAAAGCTGATCAGCATCAGCAGCCGGAGATATTGA
- a CDS encoding histidine phosphatase family protein, producing the protein MKSVKIAFIRHSVTEWNEAGRIQGHFDSPLTEYGRELAAGWRNVLEPETFDAVLTSDLGRTIETANIITEGLKLPMLHLPGLREQDWGEWSGLTTAELHEKFPGKLDKEVARGWNFTPNAGENRIDCAARSIKALEDGIAEIIRNVDKDEIKILAVAHEGTMKTVIYKLLDHDFMPEKKKRIKKRRLHWLNWNGELSIERLNEKL; encoded by the coding sequence ATGAAATCCGTTAAAATTGCATTTATCCGCCACTCAGTGACAGAATGGAATGAAGCGGGACGCATTCAGGGGCACTTTGACTCTCCGCTGACCGAGTATGGACGCGAACTTGCAGCCGGATGGCGCAATGTGCTTGAGCCTGAAACCTTTGATGCTGTACTGACCAGCGACCTTGGCCGCACAATCGAAACCGCAAATATCATCACCGAAGGTCTTAAACTGCCCATGCTGCACCTGCCCGGATTACGGGAACAGGACTGGGGAGAATGGTCCGGGCTGACCACGGCAGAGCTGCATGAAAAATTTCCCGGTAAACTTGATAAAGAGGTCGCCAGGGGCTGGAATTTCACTCCCAACGCAGGCGAAAACCGCATTGATTGTGCAGCAAGAAGCATCAAAGCCCTTGAAGACGGCATTGCCGAAATCATCCGTAATGTAGATAAGGATGAAATCAAAATTCTGGCCGTGGCCCACGAAGGCACCATGAAAACCGTCATCTACAAACTTCTCGACCACGATTTCATGCCTGAAAAGAAAAAACGGATAAAAAAACGCAGGCTGCACTGGCTGAACTGGAACGGCGAACTTTCCATTGAAAGGTTGAATGAGAAACTATGA
- a CDS encoding glycosyltransferase family protein: MKIIHYCQHVLGMGHFFRSLEIARGLDREEIIFVAGGERPDQPLPDNVEYRQLPGLCMNEQFGGLMPTDPGRELEEVKKERSATLLKIFAEEKPDVFLIELFPFGRKAFRFELLPVLDAIREGRFGDVKVVCSLRDILVERDDGGKHEARVVKYLNKYFDLLLIHSDPKIAALNETFQAFDKIEIPCEYTGFAARKPAKNVRDAIRTDQRVSKDEKLLIASAGGGKVGGPLMESVLESFISLNAPESKLLMLTGPFLNAEKFDALCATAKTHENITIQRFAADFTDLLTAGDAMISMAGYNTCMDILTSNIPAAVLPFAFNHEQRTRAEKLAKYIPLEILDSNSDMSAIIQSLLKRERTTADHTINLQGAQNSAASIRKLRKI, translated from the coding sequence ATGAAAATAATTCACTACTGCCAGCATGTTCTGGGCATGGGCCATTTTTTCCGTTCCCTTGAGATTGCCAGGGGGCTGGACCGGGAAGAAATCATTTTCGTGGCCGGGGGAGAACGACCGGATCAACCGCTGCCGGACAATGTAGAATACCGCCAGCTGCCCGGTCTGTGCATGAATGAACAGTTCGGCGGACTGATGCCCACTGATCCGGGCCGTGAACTTGAAGAGGTAAAAAAAGAACGTAGCGCAACCCTGCTCAAAATCTTTGCCGAAGAAAAACCGGATGTATTCCTGATCGAACTTTTTCCTTTCGGACGCAAGGCTTTCCGCTTTGAACTGCTGCCCGTACTTGATGCAATCCGTGAAGGCAGATTCGGTGATGTAAAGGTTGTATGCTCCCTGCGGGACATTCTTGTGGAACGCGATGACGGCGGCAAACATGAAGCCCGGGTTGTAAAATACCTGAACAAATATTTCGATTTGCTGCTCATTCACTCAGACCCGAAGATCGCTGCGCTGAATGAAACATTCCAAGCTTTCGATAAAATTGAAATTCCCTGCGAATACACAGGCTTCGCTGCCCGCAAGCCAGCTAAAAATGTGCGCGATGCAATCCGTACCGACCAGCGGGTGAGCAAAGACGAAAAGCTGCTCATTGCCAGTGCAGGAGGCGGCAAAGTGGGCGGCCCACTTATGGAATCGGTACTTGAATCCTTCATCAGCCTGAACGCACCGGAAAGCAAATTACTCATGCTGACCGGGCCGTTTCTGAATGCCGAGAAATTTGATGCTTTATGCGCCACTGCGAAAACACATGAGAACATCACCATTCAACGTTTTGCAGCAGATTTCACCGACCTGCTCACTGCCGGTGATGCAATGATTTCCATGGCCGGATACAACACCTGCATGGATATCCTGACCTCAAACATCCCGGCAGCGGTACTACCCTTCGCATTCAACCACGAGCAGCGCACCCGTGCGGAAAAACTGGCAAAATATATCCCGCTGGAAATTCTGGATTCAAATTCGGACATGTCTGCGATAATCCAATCCCTGCTGAAACGCGAGCGCACAACAGCCGATCACACCATTAATCTGCAAGGTGCGCAGAATTCTGCTGCATCAATCAGGAAATTAAGGAAAATATAA
- a CDS encoding polysaccharide deacetylase family protein: MGHRPVSAIWKNNISSLTESFDIWWDEFVTHIPQQGCDVFFRADDIGYPGWQFSAMIEAFKKHNTPLALAVVPAWFNEQRRDALFSELDPDLNLWCLHQHGYRHMDHKTERKKFEFGPSREKSVISSELARGKEKLSHLLGDHFSPLFTPPWNRCSAETMQSLVELGFAAISRSTNVKPQPPQELPDIPVNIDLHTVKTTSPVEGLKTLQDLMIEGVKSGRAGFMLHHQRMNKTSQLFLHYLLGKINETPGLHVKDIRELLS, translated from the coding sequence ATGGGTCACAGACCTGTCTCAGCAATCTGGAAAAATAACATATCATCCCTCACCGAATCCTTCGATATCTGGTGGGATGAATTTGTTACCCACATCCCGCAGCAGGGTTGTGATGTATTTTTCCGTGCTGATGATATCGGTTATCCGGGCTGGCAGTTCTCGGCAATGATCGAAGCTTTCAAGAAGCACAACACCCCGCTGGCCCTCGCAGTTGTTCCCGCATGGTTCAACGAACAACGCCGGGATGCTTTATTTTCTGAGCTGGATCCCGACCTCAATTTATGGTGTCTGCATCAGCATGGCTATCGGCATATGGATCATAAGACAGAGCGCAAAAAATTCGAGTTCGGTCCTTCGCGCGAAAAAAGCGTTATCTCAAGCGAACTGGCCCGGGGCAAAGAGAAGCTGTCCCACCTGCTGGGCGATCATTTCAGCCCGCTCTTTACTCCCCCGTGGAACCGCTGTTCCGCCGAAACAATGCAATCCCTTGTTGAACTGGGCTTTGCTGCCATTTCCCGCAGCACCAATGTCAAACCGCAGCCTCCGCAAGAACTGCCGGACATCCCGGTCAATATCGATCTGCATACTGTTAAAACCACTTCTCCTGTTGAAGGCTTAAAAACACTGCAAGATTTAATGATTGAGGGAGTCAAATCAGGCCGTGCCGGATTCATGCTCCATCATCAGCGCATGAACAAAACCTCTCAGCTTTTCCTTCATTACCTGCTCGGTAAAATAAATGAAACACCCGGCCTTCACGTCAAAGATATCCGGGAATTACTTTCATGA
- a CDS encoding ABC transporter permease, with protein sequence MSKKKIPFQNQDDQPDIAALVVLPFKKSFEISLKSLKSRFLRNMVTVTSLILAVSFLAYVLVGADISSGLYHSGDPELVKTLDKSGYVPGGSAKDRWIVILSLLVCTVGIVNAQLMAVTERFREIGTMKCLGALDSFVLRLFLLEASMQGTTGALLGAIFGAAIAVLVGMLRFGLDAVTMLPPAEVGLSLLYSVGVGFGLTLLGVLYPAFIAARMRPIEAMRTEE encoded by the coding sequence ATGTCAAAAAAGAAAATTCCATTTCAAAATCAGGATGACCAACCCGATATTGCAGCTTTGGTGGTCCTGCCCTTTAAAAAATCCTTTGAAATCAGCCTGAAAAGCCTGAAATCTAGATTCCTGCGCAACATGGTCACTGTAACCAGCCTTATTCTGGCGGTATCCTTTCTGGCCTATGTTCTTGTGGGGGCTGATATTTCAAGTGGTCTGTATCATTCCGGCGATCCGGAACTGGTCAAAACACTCGATAAATCCGGCTATGTTCCCGGTGGCAGTGCCAAAGACCGCTGGATTGTCATCCTTTCCCTGCTGGTCTGCACCGTGGGGATCGTCAATGCCCAGCTCATGGCGGTAACCGAACGTTTCCGGGAAATCGGCACCATGAAATGCCTCGGCGCGCTGGACAGCTTTGTGCTGCGTCTTTTTCTGCTTGAGGCATCCATGCAGGGCACTACCGGAGCACTGCTCGGCGCCATCTTCGGAGCGGCCATCGCCGTACTTGTGGGCATGCTCCGTTTCGGGCTTGATGCCGTGACCATGCTGCCTCCTGCTGAGGTAGGTCTTTCATTGCTCTATTCTGTAGGAGTTGGATTCGGGCTGACCCTGCTGGGCGTACTTTACCCCGCATTCATTGCCGCCCGCATGCGGCCCATTGAAGCCATGCGCACGGAAGAATAA